Proteins encoded in a region of the Salipiger sp. CCB-MM3 genome:
- a CDS encoding LacI family DNA-binding transcriptional regulator — translation MNLKQLAAHLNLSQTTVSRALNGYPEVSEQTRKRVAEAAQALNYAPNARAKGLATGRAMAIGHVIPISTQHQMMNPVFGDFIAGASEEYVKAGYDMTLSVTGDRDEEENYRRLKAKGNVDGIIVHGPSMHDGRIPFLRKLGLPFVVHGRASELETAYSWVDMNNTHAFQRATNFLLDLGHRRIGLINGLEFMDFAYRRRLGFEQALTARGVAPDPALLASGEMTESYGFEAAQRLLALPEPPTALLTSSVIAAIGIRRAIHATGLEMGRDVSVITHDDDLSFLRNGPDLPIFTATRSSVYEAGRIAAAMLLAHIEDPSLPAQSRLLEAQLIIGGSTGPAPSSAPASAN, via the coding sequence ATGAATCTCAAGCAACTGGCCGCGCACCTCAATCTGTCGCAGACCACGGTGAGTCGCGCGCTCAACGGCTATCCCGAGGTCAGCGAGCAGACCCGCAAGCGCGTGGCGGAAGCGGCGCAGGCCCTGAACTATGCCCCAAACGCCAGAGCCAAAGGGCTGGCGACGGGACGGGCCATGGCCATCGGCCATGTGATCCCGATCTCGACGCAGCACCAGATGATGAACCCGGTGTTCGGTGACTTCATAGCTGGCGCATCCGAGGAATACGTCAAGGCCGGGTATGACATGACGCTCTCTGTCACCGGCGACCGCGACGAGGAAGAGAACTACCGGCGGCTCAAGGCCAAGGGCAATGTGGACGGCATCATCGTGCATGGTCCGTCGATGCACGACGGGCGCATCCCCTTTCTGCGCAAGCTCGGGTTGCCCTTCGTGGTGCATGGCCGCGCCTCAGAGCTCGAGACCGCCTACAGCTGGGTCGACATGAACAACACCCACGCTTTCCAGCGCGCGACGAATTTCCTGCTCGACCTCGGCCACCGCCGGATCGGGCTGATCAACGGGCTGGAGTTCATGGACTTCGCCTATCGCCGCAGGCTCGGCTTCGAACAGGCGCTGACGGCGCGCGGCGTCGCCCCCGATCCGGCACTTCTGGCGAGCGGCGAGATGACCGAAAGCTACGGTTTCGAGGCGGCGCAACGCCTGCTCGCCCTGCCCGAGCCGCCCACCGCGCTGCTCACCTCTTCGGTGATCGCCGCCATCGGCATCCGCCGGGCGATCCATGCCACCGGGCTGGAGATGGGGCGCGACGTTTCGGTGATCACCCATGACGACGATCTGAGCTTCCTGCGCAATGGGCCCGATCTGCCGATCTTCACCGCCACACGCTCGTCGGTCTATGAGGCCGGGCGCATCGCCGCCGCGATGCTGCTGGCGCATATCGAAGACCCCAGCCTTCCGGCGCAATCGCGCCTGCTCGAGGCGCAGCTGATCATCGGCGGGTCCACCGGCCCAGCTCCCTCATCGGCCCCCGCATCGGCCAACTGA
- a CDS encoding GH1 family beta-glucosidase yields MQFTRKDFPEDFLFGVATSSYQIEGHAFGGAGRTHWDDYAATPGNVVRAEHGGRACDHYHRYEQDLDLVQAAGLDAYRFSTSWARVLPEGRGTPNPEGLDFYDRLTDAMLERGIKPCATLYHWELPSPLADLGGWRNRDIADWFGDFTEVLMKRIGDRMYSVAPINEPWCVAWLSHFMGLQAPGLRDIRATARAMHHVLLAHGRAIEVMRGLGMSNLGGVFNMEWATAADDTDDARHAAALYDGIYNRWFVGGVFKGAYPEIVLDGLEPHLPQNWQDDFPTITQPLDWCGLNYYTRKVIAPDPGPWPSLTEVEGPLPKTFMDWEIYPQGLSQHLIRLAQDYTGDLPLYVTENGMAAPDPLVDGGVDDQDRIAYIDDHLAEVRRAIDAGAPVKGHFVWSLLDNYEWSLGYEKRFGLVHVDFETLERTPKASYHALARALTTG; encoded by the coding sequence ATGCAGTTTACCCGCAAGGATTTCCCCGAAGACTTCCTCTTCGGTGTCGCCACCTCGAGCTATCAGATCGAGGGCCATGCCTTCGGCGGTGCCGGGCGCACCCATTGGGATGACTACGCCGCGACCCCGGGCAATGTGGTCCGCGCCGAACATGGCGGGCGGGCCTGCGATCATTACCACCGCTATGAGCAGGACCTCGATCTGGTGCAGGCGGCGGGGCTGGATGCCTACCGCTTTTCCACCAGCTGGGCGCGGGTGCTCCCCGAGGGGCGCGGTACCCCCAATCCCGAGGGCCTCGATTTTTATGACCGGCTCACCGACGCCATGCTCGAGCGCGGCATCAAACCCTGTGCCACGCTCTATCATTGGGAGCTGCCCTCGCCGCTCGCCGACCTCGGCGGCTGGCGCAACCGCGACATCGCGGACTGGTTCGGCGATTTCACCGAAGTGCTGATGAAGCGCATCGGCGACCGGATGTATTCCGTCGCGCCGATCAACGAGCCGTGGTGCGTGGCGTGGCTGTCGCATTTCATGGGGCTGCAGGCACCGGGGCTGCGCGACATTCGCGCCACGGCCCGCGCCATGCACCACGTGCTGCTCGCCCATGGCCGCGCCATCGAGGTGATGCGGGGCCTCGGCATGAGCAACCTTGGCGGCGTCTTCAACATGGAATGGGCCACCGCCGCGGACGACACCGATGACGCCCGCCATGCGGCGGCGCTTTACGATGGCATCTACAACCGCTGGTTCGTCGGCGGGGTCTTCAAAGGGGCCTACCCCGAGATCGTGCTCGACGGGCTGGAGCCGCATCTGCCGCAGAACTGGCAGGACGATTTCCCGACCATCACCCAGCCGCTCGACTGGTGCGGGCTGAACTATTACACCCGCAAGGTGATTGCGCCCGACCCCGGCCCGTGGCCGTCGCTCACCGAGGTCGAGGGGCCGCTGCCCAAGACCTTCATGGACTGGGAGATTTACCCGCAGGGTCTGTCGCAGCACCTCATCCGTCTGGCGCAGGACTACACCGGCGATCTGCCGCTCTATGTCACCGAGAACGGCATGGCCGCGCCCGACCCTCTGGTGGATGGCGGCGTCGATGATCAGGATCGCATCGCCTATATCGACGATCATCTTGCCGAGGTCCGCCGCGCCATCGACGCGGGCGCGCCGGTGAAGGGGCATTTCGTCTGGTCCCTGCTCGACAATTACGAATGGAGCCTCGGCTACGAAAAACGCTTCGGGCTGGTGCATGTGGACTTCGAGACGCTTGAACGCACGCCCAAAGCCTCTTACCACGCGCTGGCGAGAGCGCTAACGACGGGATGA
- a CDS encoding ABC transporter substrate-binding protein — protein MTIGMTKQSRTRAILGSVAALALCAGAAQADLVFTPGEGDFNWESLDSFGAEHDLSGQTLSIFGPWRGDDQALVETVLAYFEEATGATVSYASSETYEQQIVIDTEAGSPPNIAILPQPGLIADLVKKGFVEPLGDETAEWLRENYAAGDSWVSLGSYEGPDGEEALYAFPYKIDVKSLVFYVPENFEDAGYEVPETLEDLKALTEQIAEEGETPWCIGLGSGGATGWPATDWVEDMMLRVQPPEVYDQWVSNEIPFDDPKVIEAIEEFGWFAKNNDFVAGGTGAVATTDFRESPNGLFASPPQCYLHHQASFIPTFFPEGTQMGVDADFFYMPAYEGKDLGQPVLGAGTLAFITKDSDASRAFIEFLQTPIAHEIWMAQSGFLTPYKETDPEIYGTPTLKKMGEILLDATTFRFDASDLMPGAVGAGSFWTGMVDYVGGKSAEDVAGAIQNSWDAAK, from the coding sequence ATGACCATTGGCATGACGAAGCAATCGCGCACGCGCGCCATTCTTGGATCCGTTGCGGCCCTGGCGCTCTGCGCTGGCGCGGCACAGGCGGATCTGGTGTTCACGCCGGGCGAGGGGGATTTCAACTGGGAAAGCCTCGACAGTTTCGGCGCCGAGCATGATCTCTCGGGGCAGACGCTCAGCATCTTCGGACCGTGGCGCGGCGACGATCAGGCGCTGGTCGAAACCGTGCTGGCCTATTTCGAGGAAGCCACGGGCGCGACGGTCAGCTATGCCTCGTCGGAGACCTATGAGCAGCAGATCGTCATCGACACCGAGGCGGGAAGCCCGCCCAATATCGCGATCCTGCCGCAGCCGGGGCTCATCGCCGATCTGGTCAAGAAGGGCTTTGTCGAGCCGCTTGGCGACGAGACCGCCGAATGGCTGCGCGAGAATTACGCCGCTGGTGACAGCTGGGTGAGCCTCGGATCCTACGAAGGGCCGGACGGCGAGGAGGCGCTCTATGCGTTCCCCTATAAGATCGACGTGAAGTCTCTGGTCTTCTACGTGCCCGAGAACTTCGAGGACGCGGGCTATGAAGTGCCGGAAACGCTCGAAGACCTGAAGGCGCTGACCGAGCAGATCGCCGAAGAGGGCGAAACGCCGTGGTGCATCGGGCTGGGATCCGGCGGGGCGACCGGCTGGCCCGCAACCGACTGGGTCGAGGACATGATGCTGCGGGTACAGCCGCCCGAGGTCTACGACCAATGGGTCAGCAATGAGATTCCGTTCGACGACCCCAAGGTGATCGAGGCCATCGAAGAGTTCGGCTGGTTCGCCAAGAACAATGATTTCGTCGCGGGCGGCACCGGCGCGGTGGCCACCACCGATTTCCGCGAAAGCCCCAATGGCCTCTTCGCCTCGCCGCCGCAGTGCTACCTGCACCATCAGGCCAGCTTCATCCCGACCTTCTTCCCCGAAGGCACGCAGATGGGGGTAGATGCGGATTTCTTCTACATGCCCGCCTATGAGGGCAAGGATCTTGGACAGCCGGTGCTGGGCGCCGGGACGCTCGCTTTCATCACCAAGGACAGCGACGCCTCGCGCGCCTTCATCGAGTTCCTGCAAACCCCGATCGCGCATGAGATCTGGATGGCGCAGTCCGGCTTCCTGACCCCCTACAAGGAAACCGATCCCGAGATCTACGGCACGCCGACGCTGAAGAAGATGGGCGAGATCCTTCTTGATGCCACCACCTTCCGCTTTGACGCGTCCGACCTGATGCCGGGCGCGGTGGGCGCGGGCAGCTTCTGGACCGGCATGGTCGATTACGTGGGCGGCAAATCCGCCGAGGACGTGGCCGGGGCAATCCAGAACAGCTGGGACGCCGCGAAGTAA
- a CDS encoding ABC transporter ATP-binding protein: protein MADLKLASVGKTYGGTVEVLKDINLDITAGELIVFVGPSGCGKSTLLRMIAGLERITAGTLEIDGQLVNDVPPAQRGIAMVFQSYALYPHMTVRDNMSFALQIAKKSKEEIAASVERAAKMLQLEPYLDRLPKALSGGQRQRVAIGRAIVRDPKVYLFDEPLSNLDAALRVATRIEIAQLKEAMPDRTMIYVTHDQVEAMTLADRIVVLANKGVAQVGSPLELYETPNSEFVAQFIGSPAMNMLAGEVTGTGPRTTVALQAGGTALSDVPTTDADMGLKVNVGIRPEDFTIAEGAAIFRGRVALTEALGEVTLLHFEPSEGAKEAVIAKLPGIHKGLRGSDVALTAEPAKVHLFSDGVSLLYR, encoded by the coding sequence ATGGCGGATCTGAAACTGGCCAGCGTCGGCAAGACCTACGGCGGCACCGTCGAGGTGCTGAAGGACATCAATCTCGACATCACCGCGGGCGAGTTGATCGTCTTTGTCGGTCCGTCGGGCTGCGGCAAGTCCACGCTGCTGCGGATGATCGCCGGGCTCGAAAGGATCACCGCTGGCACGCTGGAGATCGACGGACAGTTGGTCAACGATGTGCCGCCCGCACAGCGCGGCATCGCCATGGTCTTTCAGAGCTACGCGCTCTATCCCCATATGACCGTGCGCGACAACATGTCCTTCGCACTGCAGATCGCCAAGAAGAGCAAGGAAGAGATCGCCGCCTCGGTCGAGCGCGCCGCCAAGATGCTGCAGCTGGAGCCCTATCTCGACCGTCTGCCCAAGGCGCTCTCGGGCGGGCAGCGCCAGCGTGTCGCCATTGGCCGGGCCATCGTGCGCGACCCCAAGGTCTATCTCTTCGACGAGCCGCTGTCGAACCTCGACGCGGCGCTGCGCGTCGCCACCCGTATCGAGATCGCCCAGCTGAAAGAGGCGATGCCGGACCGCACGATGATCTATGTCACCCACGATCAGGTCGAGGCGATGACGCTGGCCGACCGCATCGTGGTGCTGGCCAATAAGGGCGTGGCGCAGGTCGGCTCGCCGCTGGAGCTGTACGAGACGCCGAACAGCGAGTTCGTGGCGCAGTTCATCGGCTCTCCGGCGATGAACATGCTGGCGGGCGAGGTCACCGGCACCGGCCCGCGGACCACCGTGGCGCTGCAGGCGGGTGGCACCGCGCTGTCGGACGTACCCACCACCGACGCCGACATGGGCCTCAAGGTCAACGTCGGCATCCGACCCGAGGATTTCACCATTGCCGAAGGCGCGGCGATCTTCCGGGGCAGGGTGGCGCTGACCGAGGCGCTCGGCGAGGTGACGCTGCTGCATTTCGAGCCCTCTGAAGGCGCCAAGGAAGCGGTGATCGCCAAACTGCCGGGCATCCACAAGGGGCTGCGCGGCAGCGATGTGGCGCTCACGGCGGAACCTGCGAAGGTGCATCTTTTCTCGGATGGCGTCTCGCTGCTCTATCGCTGA
- a CDS encoding carbohydrate ABC transporter permease — protein sequence MHPALQAVLTIVIGLGGCIAYFWLSNQLLDKVLFPARGPNIGRNIRRAEMIRPWLFLFPALFALGLYLAYPVVATFWLSLTDRNQGGAFVGLANYEQMMREPKFWEAIRNNMLWLVVVPAASTAFGLLAAQLTDRIRWGNIAKSLIFMPMAISFVGASVIWKLVYDFRPIGQEQIGILNAVWVWLGGAPQTWLTITPWNNFLLMMVLIWIQTGFAMVILGAALRGIPEETVEAAIVDGANPFQIFFKIKVPQIRSTIVVVWTTITLVVLKIFDIVLAMTNGQWQTQVLANYMYDKLFRAFDWGVGSASAMVIILLVSPILVWNVINARREMR from the coding sequence ATGCATCCGGCACTTCAGGCCGTGCTGACCATCGTGATCGGGCTCGGCGGCTGCATCGCCTATTTCTGGCTGTCCAACCAGCTTCTCGACAAGGTGCTGTTCCCGGCGCGCGGACCCAACATCGGGCGCAACATCCGCCGCGCCGAGATGATCCGGCCGTGGCTCTTCCTTTTCCCGGCGCTCTTCGCGCTTGGCCTCTATCTGGCCTATCCGGTGGTGGCGACCTTCTGGCTGTCGCTTACCGACCGCAATCAGGGCGGCGCTTTCGTCGGCCTCGCCAATTACGAGCAGATGATGCGCGAGCCGAAATTCTGGGAGGCGATCCGCAACAACATGCTCTGGCTGGTGGTGGTGCCCGCCGCGTCAACCGCCTTCGGGCTCTTGGCAGCGCAGCTCACCGACCGCATCCGCTGGGGCAATATCGCCAAATCGCTGATCTTCATGCCGATGGCGATCTCTTTCGTGGGCGCCTCGGTGATCTGGAAACTGGTCTATGATTTCCGCCCCATCGGGCAGGAGCAGATCGGCATCCTCAACGCCGTCTGGGTCTGGCTCGGTGGCGCGCCGCAGACATGGCTGACCATCACCCCGTGGAACAATTTCCTGCTGATGATGGTGCTGATCTGGATCCAGACCGGCTTTGCCATGGTGATCCTCGGCGCGGCGCTGCGCGGCATTCCCGAAGAGACGGTTGAGGCGGCGATCGTCGACGGCGCGAACCCGTTCCAGATCTTCTTCAAGATCAAGGTCCCGCAGATCCGCTCGACCATCGTGGTGGTCTGGACGACGATCACGCTGGTGGTGCTGAAGATCTTCGACATCGTGCTCGCCATGACCAACGGCCAGTGGCAGACGCAGGTTTTGGCCAACTACATGTACGACAAGCTGTTCCGCGCCTTCGACTGGGGTGTCGGCTCGGCCTCGGCCATGGTCATCATACTGCTGGTCTCGCCGATCCTCGTCTGGAACGTGATCAACGCGCGCCGCGAGATGCGCTGA
- a CDS encoding alpha-glucosidase: MSNKTTLPVPSTEDRDWWRGAVIYQVYPRSFQDSNGDGVGDLLGISRRLPHIASMGVDAVWISPFFRSPMKDFGYDVSDYCDVDPMFGSLADFDTLIETAHQLGLKVLIDLVMSHSSDQHPWFEESRSSRDNPRANWYVWADAKPDGTPPNNWLSIFGGSAWQWDTVRCQYYLHNFLTSQPDLNFHEPEVQQTLLETAQFWLDRGVNGFRLDTVNFYTHDKELRDNPALAPERRNPITAPAVNPYTWQEHLYDKTQPENLEFLAKLRKLMDRYNAAAVGEIGEDLRGLEVLGEYTSGNEHLQMSYAFELLSDKPPSAAYVKDVMDKVHEVASDGWACWAFSNHDVVRHVTRWGIGDGGARAYTTLMMCLRGSACIYQGEELALPEAVLAFEDLQDPYGIRFWPAFKGRDGCRTPMVWEPHAHHGGFTEGQPWLPVSHEHLRMTVEDQEKDPAAILHHYRRAIAFRHAHSALRKGEITDVKAQGSVLSFHRINDEEELFCAFNIGRDPAAIDAPAGKWQQVGVELGSTGTAPDGKFHLGPWQPALALRM; the protein is encoded by the coding sequence ATGAGCAATAAGACAACCCTCCCTGTGCCCTCGACCGAAGACCGCGACTGGTGGCGCGGCGCGGTGATCTATCAGGTCTATCCGCGCAGCTTTCAGGACAGCAACGGCGACGGTGTTGGCGATCTGCTGGGGATCTCGCGCCGCCTGCCGCATATCGCCTCGATGGGGGTGGACGCAGTGTGGATCTCGCCGTTCTTCCGCTCGCCGATGAAGGACTTCGGCTATGACGTCAGCGATTACTGCGACGTCGACCCGATGTTCGGCAGCCTTGCGGATTTCGATACGCTGATCGAGACGGCGCATCAGCTTGGCCTGAAAGTGCTGATCGACCTCGTCATGTCGCACAGCTCGGACCAGCACCCGTGGTTCGAGGAAAGCCGCAGTTCGCGCGACAATCCGCGCGCCAATTGGTACGTCTGGGCGGATGCAAAGCCCGATGGCACGCCGCCCAACAACTGGCTGTCGATCTTCGGCGGCTCGGCATGGCAATGGGACACGGTGCGCTGCCAGTATTACCTGCACAACTTCCTGACCTCGCAGCCCGATCTCAACTTCCACGAGCCCGAGGTGCAGCAGACGCTGCTTGAAACCGCGCAGTTCTGGCTCGACCGGGGGGTCAACGGCTTCCGCCTCGATACGGTGAATTTCTACACCCACGACAAGGAGCTGCGCGACAACCCCGCGCTGGCCCCCGAGCGGCGCAACCCGATCACCGCGCCGGCGGTGAACCCCTACACATGGCAGGAACATCTTTACGACAAGACCCAGCCCGAGAACCTCGAGTTTCTCGCCAAGCTGCGCAAGCTGATGGACCGCTACAACGCCGCCGCCGTGGGCGAGATCGGCGAGGATCTGCGCGGTCTGGAAGTGCTGGGCGAATACACCTCGGGCAATGAGCATCTGCAGATGTCCTATGCCTTCGAGTTGCTTTCCGACAAGCCGCCCTCGGCCGCCTACGTCAAGGACGTGATGGACAAGGTGCATGAGGTCGCCAGCGACGGCTGGGCCTGCTGGGCCTTCTCGAACCATGACGTCGTGCGCCATGTGACGCGCTGGGGCATCGGCGACGGTGGCGCGCGGGCCTACACCACGCTGATGATGTGCCTGCGCGGGTCGGCCTGCATCTATCAGGGCGAGGAACTGGCGCTGCCCGAGGCGGTGCTGGCCTTTGAGGATTTGCAGGATCCCTATGGCATCCGCTTCTGGCCCGCCTTCAAGGGCCGCGATGGTTGCCGCACGCCGATGGTCTGGGAGCCGCACGCTCATCACGGCGGCTTCACCGAGGGCCAGCCGTGGCTGCCGGTGAGCCACGAGCATCTGCGCATGACCGTCGAGGATCAGGAGAAGGACCCGGCGGCGATCCTGCATCACTACCGCCGCGCCATCGCCTTCCGCCACGCCCATTCGGCGCTGCGCAAGGGCGAGATCACCGATGTTAAGGCGCAGGGCAGCGTGCTCAGCTTCCACCGCATCAACGATGAAGAAGAGCTGTTCTGCGCCTTCAACATCGGCCGTGACCCGGCGGCGATCGACGCGCCCGCGGGCAAGTGGCAGCAGGTGGGGGTCGAACTGGGCTCCACCGGCACGGCGCCCGACGGCAAGTTCCATCTCGGGCCGTGGCAGCCCGCGCTGGCGCTGCGGATGTGA
- a CDS encoding carbohydrate ABC transporter permease, producing the protein MENIAGQKSHLTWAVHISVALLVALWLFPTVGLLVSSFRTAEQISNSGWWSAFSAQKGQLPAIRIEGDEAQEGDLYIIDGNLFGTAETTLSAWGTSSREPEAYEPDTTVDLKDGWQLTVESSGDFRLSSPQSFEGKRLPRVFSTATAPPEFTLENYENVLFGTTAGAGVGQAFLNTLTVAIPATVIPILVAAFAAYALAWMEFPGRALLVAAVVALLVVPLQLALIPLLQLHNSIGIGKGYLGVWLAHTGFGLPLAIYLLRNYMVGLPKDIIENARVDGASDFQIFTKIVLPLSFPALASFAIFQFLWTWNDLLVALVFLGTDDDRLVLTARLVNLMGSRGGQWEILATSAFVSIVVPLLVFFAMQKYLVRGLLAGSVK; encoded by the coding sequence ATGGAGAATATCGCGGGCCAGAAATCCCACCTCACATGGGCGGTGCATATCTCGGTGGCGCTGCTGGTGGCCCTGTGGCTTTTCCCCACCGTGGGGCTGTTGGTGTCGTCCTTCCGCACCGCCGAGCAGATCAGCAATTCGGGCTGGTGGTCGGCCTTTTCGGCGCAGAAGGGCCAGCTTCCGGCGATCCGGATCGAGGGCGACGAGGCGCAGGAGGGCGATCTCTACATCATCGACGGCAATCTCTTCGGCACGGCGGAAACCACGCTGTCGGCATGGGGCACCTCCTCGCGTGAGCCCGAGGCCTATGAGCCCGACACGACGGTCGATCTGAAGGATGGCTGGCAACTGACGGTGGAAAGCTCGGGCGACTTCCGCCTCAGCAGCCCGCAGAGCTTTGAAGGCAAGCGGCTGCCGCGGGTCTTCAGCACCGCCACCGCACCGCCGGAGTTCACGCTGGAGAACTACGAAAACGTGCTCTTTGGCACCACCGCCGGCGCGGGCGTCGGGCAGGCGTTCCTCAATACGTTGACGGTGGCGATCCCGGCGACGGTGATCCCCATTCTGGTCGCGGCCTTCGCCGCCTACGCGCTGGCGTGGATGGAGTTTCCGGGCCGTGCGCTGCTGGTGGCGGCGGTGGTGGCGCTTTTGGTGGTGCCGCTGCAACTGGCGCTGATCCCGCTTTTGCAACTGCACAACAGTATCGGCATCGGCAAAGGCTACCTCGGGGTCTGGCTGGCGCACACCGGCTTTGGCCTGCCGCTCGCCATCTACCTGCTGCGCAACTACATGGTCGGCCTGCCGAAAGACATCATCGAGAACGCCCGCGTCGATGGTGCGTCGGATTTCCAGATCTTCACCAAGATCGTGCTGCCGCTGTCGTTCCCGGCGCTGGCAAGCTTTGCCATCTTCCAGTTCCTCTGGACGTGGAACGATCTGCTGGTGGCGCTGGTTTTCCTCGGCACCGATGACGACCGGCTGGTGTTGACCGCGCGGCTGGTCAACCTCATGGGCTCGCGCGGCGGGCAGTGGGAAATCCTCGCCACCTCGGCCTTCGTGTCGATCGTGGTGCCCTTGCTCGTGTTCTTCGCGATGCAGAAATATCTGGTGCGCGGCCTGCTGGCCGGTTCCGTAAAGTGA